TACCAATTAAATTTGCAggtttcaataaaatattcgcaattaaaaaacaaactttGGGTGGAGTCGAGGCGTTGACCATTACAGTTCATTGAATTAGAGctcaattcaaaattcaaccCAACTCGCATAACTCGCGTATTACCAGGAAAAGCAGCACATGCATGCAATATCTTAAAATtccattatattaaaaataaataaaaagaaaacaaatatagcacgtcaaaataccaaaatgacaTTGAGCAGGTGATGTTTGAGGTCAAATATCCGAACTCCGATTAAAACGACGCCGAAGAGTAACTGTGGTTCACCACCGAAAATCCTCCGTCAACGGCCAGGTTCTGGCCGCTGACGTAGGCGGACTCATCCGAGGCCAGGAACAGCGCGGCCTCCGCGATGTGCTTGGCCTTGAGCACGATCCCCTTGAGGTTCGCCACCGCGCAACTATTCGCCTCGATAGCCCCGGGATCCGCCCCGTACGCGGCGCACACCATCGGCGTGGCGACCCCGAACGGCGAGATGCAGTTCACCCTGATCCCGTGCTTCCCGAGCTCCCCGCACGCCGACCTCGCCAGCCCCACCACCGCGCTCTTCGCCGCCGAGTACGCGTGGGGCCCGCTCCCCCCCACGCACGCCGCCACGCTGGCGGTGCAGATGATGGACCCCCTCACGCGCCGCGCCACCATCGAGCGCGCCGCGTGCTTGATCGTGGCCGCCACGCCGCGCACGTTCGTCGCGAGGACGCCGTCCAGCGCGGCCACGTCGAGGTCCAGGATGCTCGAGATCGGGCCGAGGGCCCCGGCGTTGCTGAAGAGCACGTCGAGGCCGCCGTACCGATCCACCGCGTACGCGACGGCGGCGGCCACCTGCGCCTCATCGCGGACGTCGCAGCGGCGGTAGCTCGCCCTGTCGGAGCTCATCGAGGCGATGAGCTCGGAGGCGAGCTCGTCCTGGATGTCGGCGACGACGACGGAGGCGCCGTGCTCGACGAAGAGGCGGGCGGCCTCGGCGCCGATGCCGCTGGCGGCGCCGGTGATGAGAGCGACCTTCCCCTCCAATCTGATGGAAATTTGGGGATTAGGTTATGCATGGATTGAAACATTTAATGAGGAGAAATTGAAGCTAATTGATTACCTTTGCTTTGACATTGTGGAGGATGAGAGCGTGATATCGATGCAGTTACACGAGGAGGATTTGATATAATCTGCAGAAAATGAGCTTCTTGGATCTGCTGTTTTTGTGttataaaaagaatgaaatgaTTATTAAAGTTGGGGGTTTGAGTAGTAGTAGGTTTCAGAGCTCGAGAAATCGGCGTGAAAAGAATTAATGCCAACTTTCTCTGTGAAACAGTCGATTAGTACTGTTTATGGCATTAGGCTTGTCACCTATTATATAATCTCGTCGTTCATTGGTCGCAGCAAgcacataaataaaatactcctacattcacatattttaatgGGAGTACACATGTTATTTTAACACTATATGCATTTCTTAATATATCGGTAAGTAATTGAAAgtaatttcttcttttgttatcttaattctatttCATTAGACTTGAAATATTTGGTTCTATTAGAAAGTAGAATTGTAGGTTATCCATCTTTAAAAACAATCTACGGTGAAAGGTTTTTCATACATAGATGATCATCTTATAAACCTTGAATTAGTTAGCAGTATAATATAGagctaataaaatattcatttcacaattcatttgtttgagtatatatttcatcccaaatatattatttttcatttatttgagTGTTTCAtcccaattattttattttgttactttGATAACAATATCCCTGAAATATGGAGTGTATCATCTTGATAGTGTTAGAGATCCAAAGTTGTCTCTAGTTCTTGTGATAACTATATTTGTACACTAACTTTAGCTATATTATAATTGGTCAGTCAACTTATACTTTTAATGCTGATAGAAATAGAAGTATATCAGTGCGTAACCTTGAAAATTGCTAGATGAAATGATTGATTAGATTTTACTTAATGcagttttcaaataaaaattgaatctttatCTGTGAATATCGGATTTTGTGatgttattgtatttttttaatcggACTATGAAATGGccaatgaaaataattacatgATACATTAATGAATTTGAACCCAATAGTCACAACTTTTTTACATCAATAAGCAAATACTTGAGCATTTTTTCTATGATTACTTGATAAGTTAACCAATTTAAACATCAATTAGCAATATTGGGCCGGCCCATCCAGTCCACCAAAATTGATactcattttttgtttaatttatcttcttcttctaccttTCCTTGTTTCTATTTCCCCCCAAATTTAGCAGCAGCAGGGGCAAATCTCTGTTCTCATCTCTGAGATTTATTTGTTACGATtgaattattgataaataaatggtATTCCTGCTCGCCGCCGGGAGAGGCGCTGCTTTTGTTGCAGGCCGCCGATTGCGCACTTGTTTATGCACAGTGAGTTCTCCTCAGCTAAAATAATTGTCGATGCTGCTTGTATTGTTTCCCAACTTTTATGTTGTCCTTTTCAATTTCAGCTTTAGGATGCAAATGCTTCAACTAAGCCACTTGCATCGATAATAATTGGCTGTTCTATGATGAATAATTTGTACTGACGATTATGCTGGTTTTTGTATGGAATTagcagaagaagaaaatcaaattaattaaataaattagtggtTTTATATACACGATTTGTAGTTGTAAGCATTGGCATTAGAAGTAAGTTTTATGCTAGCAATGAAATTAGCAGAAAAGGGGGAAGAAAAGTAAAGTGATGTTTGAAACTGTTATTACTAACATTAGAAGTAttagtacttatttttttttctctatactAAAAGTTTAGCTTGTGTTTTTATAATGTTGATGCTCTGTAGCAATTTTTCAGCTTTAAGATCAAGTGTTAAAACTGTATTGTGTTGTCGCTTGGTAAATGCCAAGAATGTAGGATACTTTAAAAGAATGTAGAGCAGAATGTTTTGTCGCTTGCATCATCGAACATAAAGGAAAGGGAACTTAATTGAATACTTTTTCATTGCTCCCTCTGTCCGAACATTTGAAACGATCACTTGTTTATCggttaattatttatactaacATTTGTATAGAGTAGACAACATTGATCCTACTAGATAGTAGATATGCAGAAACTTGATTCTAGACTCCTCGACGAAAACATTAAAATAGTCACTAGTTCAGTACCGTGTAGTCATTTTTACCCCCTTCCTAGGCGGCTAACATTTGAACAGAGTAGACACCTTGGTCTACTAGAAACGTGGAAACTTGATTAGAGATTCGGTTATTTTGCTGTCTTCAATAGCTATCATGTTCGAGATTTTGTTGGTGCCACAATCTCTTCTATAGCTATGCTGTTGTGGACTGTTTTTGGTGAGGCATTCTCTTTAGTCCCAACAGGATTAATGGTTGCCCTCTTTCTGCGTAGATAGTAGATATATACAAAGATcactcttaaaaaaaatttggggttTCTTCAGGGTCTACATTTGCTTGAGAAGACTGATGATATTGTGCCTTCAAGTTTTAAGTTGCTCCGCTTCAGCTTATATCGTTATGTTCTAAGACCTGGGCATTTTCACACAACAGTTTGTGAATCCATTGATAGTCTACAAAAAGAGACAGAATCAGCTGGTGATGGGGAAAAAGTTAGAGAATCAGCTGAAATTTTCAAAGAATGGGGTTGTAGTGAGAGTGATATATCCAAGATTTTCGAGCGACGTTCGTCTCTACGAAAGATGGACATTCATAACCTTCGATCAAAGCTCGACATACTTTCTCGCTTGGGCGTAAAATCAGCTGAccttgtaaaaatgatacacTGCCGTCCCCGCTTGCTTAACTGCAGAATCAACATTGATCTGAATGAGCGCCTCGTGTATTTGGAGGGTTTGTTTGGATCGAAGGAGGTACTAGTGAAGGCCATTGTGCGGAATCCTTCTCTACTGACCTATGACTTCCACAACAAAGTGAAACCCGTCATTGCCATGTACGAGTCGTTGGGCCTTAGTAAAAATGACTTGATAACCGTGCTTCTCTCTCGCCCCACTTTGATCCCACGCACTAACCTGAACGAAGAGAAGATAGATTACATCCGGAGAACTGGAGTCTCAGAGCATTCAAAAATGTACAAACACGTGGTATCCATAGTTGCCATATCACGCATGGAGACCATCCATGAGAAGATGATGAATATGGAGAAATACGGGCTTTCGGAGGATGACTATCTTGGCCTCATCGGACGCTCTCCGCTCGTGCTGACTCTATCCGTTGATAAAGTCCAGAGGAACATGACATATATTCTCGGTACAATGAAACTACCAGCCAGCGTGGTAGTTCATAACCCGTTCTTGATCTTCTTCAACCTGGAGAGGGTCTTGAAACCGCGTTTCCAGATAGCATGTAAAATCGAGGATATGGGACTTACTCCCCAGATAAAGGGACCACTGTTGTTGAGAGCGATGAGGATGTCGGATAAAAGATTCACCAAGGCGTTTATATCTTGTCACCCCGAGAGCGTGGCAAAGGAGCTGCTCTCAGCATATAAAGACGCGAAATGCGTGAAAAGGTTAGCTGAGTCCTCGAAGAAGAACTTGCATACAGGATTCCCTTTCTGAATTGTAAAAAGAGAGTTGTAGTATATCTTTAGAACAGCTGTGGATGgtatttttctcactctttctACTCTTTTCCCCATTGAATCAGTTAGAATAGTTACGTTTACTTTATGTAGCTTTATGTATAACATTTTTctgtaattttaaatatgtggTGCTAATAATCTTAGATGAGATTAGAAATGCAGTTTCATGTGTATACTTTTTAAGTAAACGATAGGTACTAAGAATAGATGCATTTTTGGGCTTCAAATTGTTACTGTGAAATTCTGAGGCTTAAaaataatgttgcattatttaagccttcaaaagtttattttatttttagagtaGTAGCTTTTATTGGGTATTAAACAAGCTTGTATGGAGTAGaatgtgttaaaaataagtaaatcgTAGACTAGGGAAGACAAAATCAAGATGtgcacattttattttgagctGTTGCGTCATAAAATTTACAGAAGTGTTTAGGTTTAGGTGATGTGAAACTCAATCAAACGAACCCAATTTTCCATGCTTCTGTGATATccatgaaaattgaatatccACACTTGCGCCCACCACACCACATGTCCAATATCCATAGGTTAACATGCGCCTACAAAGGATTTATAATTTctctaaaaataatactataatatatgTGGCGGACGgttcaaataaatattgctaaattatttaagttttGTATTTATAAGAGTTtgtgaagaaagaaagaaagattcatttattgttattaCTAAGTTtgtgaagaaagaaagaaagattcatttattgttattttagttatagtaATAGGTAACAGTTTGTGATTGGatgcatttttcatttttgttagaATCCAAAGTGATTCAGACTTCAGATACGGGTTGACCCGCTAGCATATTCGGAGCGACCCGACGAAGAAAAACGCAGCTGAAACTATTCTCTGAAGTCAGAAAACGTTGAAAAATCTCAAAAGGCAGATTGATCGCCGGCGCTTTTTATCATCCCCAATGTCGACGGCTTCAGCAACCGCGGTGGTGGCACTAATCAACCACCACGCCACATACGGCGCGGAGAAGCTCAGGCCGCGCTCTCTATCCTCCCAT
The genomic region above belongs to Salvia hispanica cultivar TCC Black 2014 chromosome 3, UniMelb_Shisp_WGS_1.0, whole genome shotgun sequence and contains:
- the LOC125212562 gene encoding short-chain dehydrogenase reductase 3b-like, with the protein product MSKQRLEGKVALITGAASGIGAEAARLFVEHGASVVVADIQDELASELIASMSSDRASYRRCDVRDEAQVAAAVAYAVDRYGGLDVLFSNAGALGPISSILDLDVAALDGVLATNVRGVAATIKHAARSMVARRVRGSIICTASVAACVGGSGPHAYSAAKSAVVGLARSACGELGKHGIRVNCISPFGVATPMVCAAYGADPGAIEANSCAVANLKGIVLKAKHIAEAALFLASDESAYVSGQNLAVDGGFSVVNHSYSSASF
- the LOC125212560 gene encoding uncharacterized protein LOC125212560 gives rise to the protein MVFLLAAGRGAAFVAGRRLRTCLCTGLHLLEKTDDIVPSSFKLLRFSLYRYVLRPGHFHTTVCESIDSLQKETESAGDGEKVRESAEIFKEWGCSESDISKIFERRSSLRKMDIHNLRSKLDILSRLGVKSADLVKMIHCRPRLLNCRINIDLNERLVYLEGLFGSKEVLVKAIVRNPSLLTYDFHNKVKPVIAMYESLGLSKNDLITVLLSRPTLIPRTNLNEEKIDYIRRTGVSEHSKMYKHVVSIVAISRMETIHEKMMNMEKYGLSEDDYLGLIGRSPLVLTLSVDKVQRNMTYILGTMKLPASVVVHNPFLIFFNLERVLKPRFQIACKIEDMGLTPQIKGPLLLRAMRMSDKRFTKAFISCHPESVAKELLSAYKDAKCVKRLAESSKKNLHTGFPF